From one Bacteroidota bacterium genomic stretch:
- a CDS encoding T9SS type A sorting domain-containing protein, translating to MKTRQQQLLQYAALSSAFLIANNTNAQVEYHEFDPYLPLTNAHDVFIDVDDDGVNDFSFYFAKDWVNSSSSYNGDVFQFRATQNAENEVMVITMPSVEFYSSSMMLYCSLPEALGVMQLEENTVIDMFADWGKADIMAQVDQCGFYGGLGEQGDWQLTGGTRDYFVGFRINTPIAQYGWMRLRHNDIGEVDFVKDFYLNETAGPGLVTPDLFNHIAPAPDNLNLFYNAEGKLTLTFDAAIHEDSLEEYRVILRNTMFTSEFTATKCEITLPENYIAVPKTGISNYTVDLSDLTTDWVGGVLEEGDGMVAYVYGKFDYPVTLLNGLSPVSNELEKHALEIAVMGDENNHYQVWQYDNMLHIKSTNSNIQQIIITDILGRIVFNETTDLIQNEINIPYQFNEGIYIISLLTSDGIVSNQIKL from the coding sequence ATGAAAACCCGACAACAACAACTCCTGCAATATGCTGCACTTTCATCGGCATTTTTAATTGCAAATAATACCAACGCCCAGGTTGAGTATCACGAATTTGATCCGTATTTACCACTTACTAATGCGCATGATGTATTTATTGATGTGGATGATGATGGGGTAAATGATTTTTCCTTTTATTTTGCGAAGGACTGGGTAAATAGTTCTTCTTCTTATAATGGCGATGTATTTCAATTTCGGGCTACTCAAAATGCAGAAAATGAAGTAATGGTGATTACTATGCCATCTGTTGAATTTTATTCCTCATCGATGATGTTATATTGCTCCTTACCTGAAGCATTGGGTGTAATGCAATTAGAAGAAAATACCGTTATAGATATGTTTGCCGATTGGGGTAAAGCAGATATTATGGCTCAGGTTGATCAGTGTGGTTTTTATGGAGGCTTAGGTGAGCAGGGCGATTGGCAGTTAACCGGTGGCACACGTGATTATTTTGTGGGATTTAGAATTAATACGCCAATAGCTCAATACGGATGGATGCGTCTACGCCATAATGATATTGGTGAGGTAGATTTTGTAAAAGATTTTTATTTAAATGAAACGGCAGGTCCGGGATTAGTTACGCCCGATTTATTTAATCATATTGCACCGGCTCCTGATAATTTAAATTTATTTTATAACGCTGAAGGAAAATTAACACTCACCTTTGATGCAGCTATACATGAAGATAGTTTGGAAGAATATCGTGTGATACTGCGCAATACAATGTTTACTTCCGAATTTACCGCAACTAAATGTGAAATTACACTTCCGGAAAATTATATTGCAGTACCTAAAACCGGTATTTCAAATTATACCGTTGATTTATCTGATTTAACCACCGATTGGGTGGGCGGTGTTTTAGAAGAAGGTGATGGAATGGTAGCATACGTTTACGGCAAATTTGATTATCCGGTAACACTGTTAAACGGATTGTCACCCGTATCAAATGAACTTGAAAAACATGCATTGGAAATTGCAGTGATGGGAGATGAAAATAACCACTATCAGGTATGGCAGTACGATAATATGTTACATATTAAATCAACAAATTCAAACATTCAACAAATTATTATTACAGATATACTTGGCCGAATTGTTTTTAATGAAACAACAGATTTAATTCAAAATGAAATAAATATTCCTTATCAATTTAATGAAGGTATTTATATCATTTC